A window of Variovorax sp. HW608 genomic DNA:
AGAGGAGTTCTTTGAAGTTCCGATGCTCTGGGTTCATGGGCACACGCACACCAGCTTCGACTACAGAGCCGGAAACTGCCGTGTCGTGTGTAACCCTCGCGGGTACGTGCTCGGTCGTGCCGGGCGAGAGCCAGAGAACGATGAATTCAGGCCCGGACTCACGATCGAGGTACCGAGTTGATGGGCACGAGTCGGGACGGTTGCGGTGCGAGCCTTGTGTACCAACGCTTTGGCATATACGGCTGAATGAGCGTGTTGCGTCCCACCTCAATATTCAATCGGGGCTCGGAGAGATCGTCATTGAGAAGCAGTTGGCGGATTCCCCCGAATTGAGCCAAAACGCTTGAATCCTGCTGTCGGCTGTGCCGATGTCTGACGGATGCACTCAATCTGACGGAATAACCCGGCAAAGAGTCGGTCACACGACGACGGAAGGGACGAGTGGGTGTTGAAACGAAAAACGACTAAGCTAGCGGACCTGTTCTTTTAGAAAGAATTCCCTATGGTTCAGACTTACGCACAGATTCAGAAGCAGATCGTGACCTTGCAGCAGAAGGCCGATGTCATTCGGGCGAAAGAAGTCGGTGGCGTCATCGATCGCATCAAGGTTGCGATCGCCCATTACGAGTTGACACCTGAGCAACTGTTCGGCGCCAAGAGCGCGACGAAGAAGACCGCCAGCGGTGGCGTAGTCAAGAAAGGCGGACGAAATTCTTACAGCGATGGCAACGGAAACACCTGGGGCGGCTGGGGCAAGCGGCCGACCTGGCTGCGTGAAGCGCTCGCTGCCGGCATGCGCCTGGAAGACTTTCAGGTCGGCGCCCCGGCCGTGAGCGCTGCAAAGGACGCTGCAAAGAAGCCGGCGAGGAAGTCGGCTCCGAAGCGTCGGCCGTCGACCGTGCTCTACAGCGATGGCGCAGGTAAGTCCTGGACAGGGCGAGGCCCCCAACCGGGGTGGCTGAAGGAAGCCATCGCCGGCGGGAGGTCACTGGAAGATCTCCGGGCTTCCTGATAGTGCGAGCCTTGGGCCGCAGCGCGCGAACTCTCAACGAGCTGACTTGAAGTTCAAGCGTGGTGATGATGCAAGTCATCAAACTGTGCCCGGCGTTCCCTCGGAACCCAACTAACCGACAGCGCGACTGGTTGGCGGTTTGCGCCATAGGGCCAATAGTTCGCTCCAGCGGGTTCGCACCGCGGCCAGGTTGCGTTCCTTGACGTGGCCGTAGCCGCGGATCTGCTCGGGCAGGCTCGCGATTTCCACCGCCAGCGCATGGTTGGCGGCGGTCAGACCGCCGAGCAGCTCGTCGATGCTCGCGCGGTATTCGCCGATCAGGGCGCGCTCGGTCTTGCGTTCCTCGGTGCGGCCGAAGACGTCGAGCGCCGTGCCGCGCAACCCCTTGAGCTTCGCCAGCAGCCGGAAACCGGTCAGCATGGCCGGGCCGTATTTCTGTTTCTGGAGCTGGCCCTTGGCGTTCTTCTTCGCGACGAGCGGCGGCGCCAGGTGGTAGTTGAGCTTGAAGTCCTTGCCCATCTGCCCCTCGAACATGCCCTCGATCCGCGCGAGGAAGGCCGGATCGCTCTGCAGGCGCGCGACCTCGTACTCGTCCTTGTAGGCCATGAGCTTGAATAGATTGCGGGCCACAGCTTCGGCTAGGGACGTCTTGCCCAGAAGGGCCGACTCGGCCTGCTGCACCTTGGCGACGAAGGCCTTGTACTCCGCCGCATAGGCGGCGTTCTGGTAGTCGGTCAGGAACTCGAGGCGATGGGCCACTAGGCTCCTGACCGTTTCCCGCTTCTTGAATGCCATCACCTGGCCAGGATTCACGTGCTTTTGCAGCTCGTCCGGGCGCGCCGCCGCTTGGCGGCCCCATTCGAAGGCGATCTTGTTGTTCTCGACTGCCACGGCGTTGAGCTCGATCGCGCGCATCAGCGACGCATGCTCGAGCGGGATCCACCCCTTCTGCCAGGCATAGCCCAGGATCATCGGGTTGACGTAGATCGTGTCGCCCATCAACGCAGTAGATGCGGCGTCGGCGTCGAAAGCGCTGACGCCTTCGTTGCCTACAACGCGTGCTATTTCAGCTAAACATCCGTCTTGAGGGTTCTGCCAGTCAGCATTGCGCACAAAGGAAGCCGTGGGTGTGCTGTAGGTGTTTAGCGCGACATGGGTCCGGCCTTCCAGCATGCGGAGGAGGTTTTCTGGGTTGATCGACACCAGCGGATCGCAAGCCAAGATGAGGTCGGCTGCTGCGGTGCCCACGCGGGTGGTGTGGATGTCGTCCTGGGTTTCGCCGATCATGACATGACTCCACGTCGCGCCCCCTTTCTGAGCCATGCCGGCCGCGTCCTGCGTGACGATGCCCTTGCCTTCGATGTGCGCTGCCATGCCGAGCAGCTGGCCGATGGTGATGACGCCGGTACCGCCGACACCGGCCACGACCACGCCCCAGACCAGGCCACCCGCAAGCGAAGGCAGCGCCGGCTCGGCGAGCGCCCCCAGCTCGGCAGGCGCCGCGCCCTTGCCCTTGGCCTTCTTCTTGAGCTGACCGCCCTCGACGGTCACGAAGCTCGGGCAGAAGCCCTTCAGGCAGCTCATGTCCTTGTTGCAGGTGCTCTGGTTGATCGTGCGCTTGCGGCCGAATTCGGTCTCCAGCGGCTCGACCGACAGGCAGTTGCTCTGCACGCTGCAATCACCGCAGCCTTCGCAGACCAGCTCGTTGATGACCACGCGCCTGGCCGGATCGACCGCCGTGCCGCGCTTGCGGCGGCGCCGCTTTTCGGTCGCGCAGGTCTGGTCGTAGATGATGGCCGTCGTGCCCTTGATCTCGCGGAACTCGCGCTGGATCTGGTCGAGTTCGTCGCGGTGCCGCACCTTGACGTTGTCGCCCGGCACGTGCACGCCCTCGTACTTCTCGGGCTCGTCGGTGACCACCACCACCCTGGCCGTCCCTTCGGCGTGCAGGCTCTCGGCGATCTGCAGCACCGAATGGCCCTCGGGCCGCTCGCCGACCTGCTGGCCGCCGGTCATCGCGACGGCGTCGTTGTAGAGGATCTTGTAGGTGATGTTCACGCCGGCCGCGATGCTCTGGCGGATCGCGAGCAGGCCGCTGTGGAAGTAGGTGCCGTCGCCGAGGTTCGCGAAGATGTGCGGGTCGGTCGTGAACGGCTGCTGGCCGACCCATGGCACGCCTTCGCCGCCCATCTGCGTGAAGCCGATGGTCGAGCGGTCCATCCAGGTCGCCATGAAGTGGCAGCCGATGCCGGCCATCGCGCGCGAGCCTTCGGGGACCACGGTGCTGGTGTTGTGCGGGCAGCCGGAACAGAACCACGGCTGGCGCTCGTCCCTGACCCCCGCGGCCTGAATCACCTGCATCGAGCGCTCTTTGCTTTCGAGAAATCCCAAGCGCGCTTCCACGGTACGCGCAATATCCGAGGCGGCTGGCAGCAGGCCCAGTCCCTTGAGGCGCAAGGCAATGGCTTTAGCGATCAACGTCGGGTTGAGATCAGCATTGGCGCGCAGCAATGTTTGAGCAGTGGGATTGGGCATCGACCAAACGCCACCGGAAATCTCTCCATTGTGTTCGTTGAATTTGCCTAGGATATGAGGCCGCGAATCCGCAGGCCAGTTGTAGAGTTGTTCCTTCAACTGGGTCTCGATGATTGGGCGCTTTTCCTCGACTACGAGGATTTCCTGCAGGCCGGTCGCGAAGGCGCGGGTGAGCTGCGCCTCCAGCGGCCAGACGACCGCCACCTTGTGCAGCCGGATGCCGAGCTGGCGGCAGGCCGCGTCGTCGAGGCCGAGGTCGATCAGCGCCTGCCGCGTGTCGTTGAAGGCCTTGCCGCTGGCCATGATGCCGAAGCGGTCGTTCGGCCCTTCGATCACGTTGTGGTTGAGCCGGTTGGCGCGGATGTAGGCGAGCGCGGCGTACCACTTGTAGTGCATCAGCCGCTCTTCTTGTACGACGGCATGATCCGGCCAGCGGATGTGCAGGCCGTCCGGGGGCATCTGGAAATCGGTGGGCATCACGATCTCGACGCGCTCGGGGTCGATCATCGCAGTCGCGCTTGATTCGACAATCTCCTGGATCGTCTTCATCCCTGACCAGATGCCGGCGAAGCGGCTCATCGCGAAGGCGTGGACGCCCAGGTCCAGGATTTCCTGCACGTTGGCTGGAAAGAACACCGGCATGCCGCATGCTTTGAAGTTGATGTCGCTTTGATGAACGGCGGTACTGCTTTTCGCGATGTGGTCGTCACCAGCGATCGCGATCACGCCGCCCCACGGCGTGGTGCCGGCCATGTTGGCGTGCTTGAAGACGTCCGAGCAGCGGTCCACGCCCGGGCCCTTGCCGTACCAGATGCCGAAGACGCCATCGAACCGGTTGGTGCCCGGCGGCGCGAAGCCGAGCTGCTGCGTGCCCCAGAGCGCGGTGGCCGCGAGTTCCTCGTTCACGCCCGGCTGGAAGACGATGTTCTGCTGCTTGAGGTATTTGCTCGCCTTCCACAACGCCTGGTCGTAGCCGCCGAGCGGCGAGCCGCGGTAGCCGCTGATGAAGCCCGCAGTGTTCTTGCCCTGCTGCTGGTCGCGCAGCCGCTGCAGCATCGGCAGCTTCACCAGGGCCTGGACGCCGCTCATGAAGGCGCGGCCGTAGTCGAGGGAGTATTTGTCGTCGAGCGTGACCGTTTCGAGGGCCTTGCGGATGTGCTCGGGTAGTGGGGCGTTCATGGAATTCTTTCGGATGAGAGTGGTACGACTCGGGCCGTCGCGAGGGCTAGCAGCCATGGCTTGACGGGACATCGAGGTCCTATGCGTGTGCACGCTGGCCGCTGACACCGGCGGCGTCGTAGTCGCAAGCGCCAGACATAAGCAAGGTCTCGCGGGGCGCTGCGGCGGTCGCCCGACTTCTTGTGCCGCAGTTCGCCCTACTGCAGCGCTACGGACTAGTGGTCAGGAAGTACCTTGCCCGGATTGAGAATGTCGTGAGGGTCGAGCGCCTTCTTGATGCGCCGCATGATGTCCACCGCACCTTCACCGTGCTCCTCGACCAAGTAGGCTGTCTTGTGCAGACCCACTCCATGCTCGCCCGTGCACGTTCCACCAAAGCGTATTGCTCGCCGAGTCAAGCGTTGGCTCAGCGCTTCCGCGCGCTCGCGCTCATCCGCATTGGCAGGATCGATGAGAATCATGCAATGGAAGTTTCCGTCACCCACGTGACCGAATATGGCGACCGGCAACTCGGATGCCTCAAGGTCCAGGCGAGTTTCTTCGACACAGTCCGAAAGCACTGATACGGGGACACATGCGTCCGTGGTCACGGATCGAGAACCCGGTTTCTGCTGAAGCACTGCAAAGTAGGCGTTATGCCTAGGATTCCACAGCGTTGCGCGTTCCTCTTCCCTGGTCGACATCGCAAATTCGCCACCTCCGCAGTCGTGTACGATCTGCTGCATCTGAGCGGCTTGCGCAGTCGCCTCGCCGGCGGCTCCGCAAAACTCCAGGAATAGGGTAGGGGCTTCGGTCAGCGAAGTCTTGCTGTGACGATTGATCGCGTGGATGGTCAGGGCGTCGAGCATCTCGGCCCTTGCCAGTGGTAGTCCGAGTTGGACGGCCTGGATCACGGCGTCGACGGCTCCCTTTATGTCTCCAAAGGTTGCGACTGCTGCAAGAATTTCCTCCGGACGGGGATGCAGCTTCACTGTGACTTCAGTGATGATGCCAAGGGTGCCTTCCGAGCCGCAGTACAGGTTCGTCAGGTGGTAGCCCGCCGAAGACTTGCGCGCCCTGGATGCAGTCCGAACGATTTCCCCCTCGGCAGTGACGACCGTTAGGTTGAGAAGGTTGTCGCGCATCGTTCCGTATCGCACAGTATTCGTCCCTGATGCAGCTGTAGCTACCATCCCGCCTATGGTCGCATTGGCGCCCGGATCAACTGAGAAAAAGAAGCCGGAGTGAGCGAGTTCGTCGTTCAACGCCATGCGAGTAACACCGGCTTGGACTGTCGCAGTCATGTCCTCGGGTTGAACCTTCAAGATTCGGTCCATCCGAGACATGTCGATGCAGATTCCCCCCTGTACTGCCAGCACGTGGCCCTCAACCGAGGATCCGACCCCAAAGGCGATGACTGGCGCGCGATGTTCAGCGCAAAGCTTGACGATGAAGGCGACCTCTTCCGTCGACAAGGGAAACACCACCGCATCTGGTGGCATCGGTTCATAGTGGGATTCGTCAGCGCCGTGCTGCGACAAGATGCTGGAATTGGTCGTGTAGCGCTCTCGAAAGCGCTCGCTAAGGCTTGTATGCACCGCCGCCGGTATGTCTCTTCGGGCAGGGGAAAAAGGCTGGTTCATTGATACCATCTGTGAATTGCTGCGGGCATGTCACTCTAGCCCTTGGCAACGATTTGAGCGTTTCCAAATTGCGTAGCCGCCATCTGGCAAAGCGATCGATGGGACAAATGGCATGGAACTTCGACAACTTAAATACTTTATCGCCGTAGCAGATAGTGGAAGCCTGTCGCGTGCTGCACTCGAGGTCTTCGTGGCGCAGTCAGCGCTGAGCAAACAAATTGCCGAACTCGAGGACGAGCTGGGGGTCCAGTTGCTGTTTAGGGGGCGATCCGGGGTTACGGTGACGGAGGCTGGAAAGACGTTTTATGCGTACGCACAGGCTGTTCTTAAGCAACTGAACGACGTGAAGACTGCCGTGCGATCCTCGCCCAAGGCGATTGTTGGATCCGTGGTCCTGGTCTTGGGCCAAAGTGTTTCCGGAGCACTCGCGCTCCCGCTCTTCCGGGCAGCACGGGATCGTTTGCCCGGGATTTCCCTGCATATCAACGAAGAGTTGATGGGAAACATGATTGAACAACTGCGTCAGGGAAGGGTCGATCTGATGGTCTTCACACCATTACCCTCGCATGAGGATATCGTCTTTCAACCCTTTGTCGAGGAAGAGCTCTATTTGCTCCGCGGTCCCGAAGCGGTGCCCGCGCTCCCCGACGGATCTGACGTGGATCTCGGTTTCGTCTCGAAGCAGCCGCTGGTGCTTCCAAGCATTCAACATGGCTTTGCCACTCGGGCCGTGCTTGCGGCGGCACTGGAGGAGCATGAGTTGCCTATGAAGGTGGTCGCAGAGATCAATTCAGTGTCTGTGTTCAAGAGTGCCGTCGAGGCCGGCATGGCATCGACGGTCATGCCGTATGCGCTCGCAGCGCACGAGGTCGAGGCTGGACGTTTGCGTGCGCATCGGATTCGACCTCAAAAGGTTGCTCGAACGCTCGGAATCTGCTATTCGAAGCACATTCCGCTCACACATGCGAAGGCGGCGGTCATAGAACTCGTGCAGAACCTTGCTAGAGATCTATGCGCTGGGGGCGAGTGGCAAGGAGCGACCTACATTGGGCCAGCACCCTCAACACCCTCCGCAAGCTTGGGCAGCAGGTGATCTATCTCTGCAAGAGATGGTGACGTCGCCAATCGATGGTATCGCAGTGCTCCCTTTTCGGCGACATTGCTGTTCCTGACTCGATCCCAGGAAGACTTTCCCGGCAAGGAAGCGTCGTCAGTTCCAGGTAGACCTCGTCGGAGGAGGTGCCGATGCTCCACAGCGTCAGACTCTCTCTTCGTGAGGTTCGCTAGGCATGTGGTTCATCGCGGTTTATCGGCATCCATCTCGGTGCCTTTGGCATCGCTCCGACGATCACCAGACTTGGTTCCTGTGTACTGATTGGCACCCTTACTAGGGGCCTGCGGTGCGGGCATGCCGTTCAGCGCGTGCCTGTCCGCATCCAAACCCGATGGAACGCCTGGCATCAGCATCATCAACTTGCTGGAAAAGAGCGCATGAGAGTACTGGTCCCCGTCAAGCGGGTCGTCGACTACAACGTGAAGGTGCGCGTGAAGAGCGATGGCACCGGTGTGGACATTGCCAACGTCAAGATGAGCATGAACCCCTTCGACGAGATTGCCGTCGAAGAGGCGGTTCGTTTGAAGGAAAAGGGCGTGGCGACCGAGGTCATCGCCGTCTCCTGCGGCGATGCCAAGTGCCAGGAGACGCTCCGCACCGCAATGGCCATCGGTGCGGATCGCGGCATCCTCGTGGAAACGACTGAAGAGCTGCAGCCTCTCGCGGTTGCCAAGCTCCTGAAGGCCCTCGTCGACAAGGAGCAACCGTCTCTGGTCATCCTCGGCAAGCAGGCCATCGATGACGACAACAACCAGACCGGCCAGATGCTCGCCGCCCTGGCGGACCTGCCCCAGGGCACCTTCGCATCGAAGGTCGAAGTGGCCGGTGACAAGCTGAGCGTCACGCGCGAAGTCGATGGCGGCCTGGAAACCCTCTCGCTGTCTCTGCCCGCGGTCATCACCACCGACCTGCGCCTGAACGAGCCGCGCTACGTGACCTTGCCCAACATCATGAAGGCCAAGAAGAAGCAGCTGGACACGGTGACCCCGGCGGACCTGGGCGTGGACGCGGCGCCCCGCCTGAAGACCCTGAAGGTGGCCGAGCCCCCCAAGCGCGGCGCCGGCATCAAGGTGCCCGACGTCGCCACGCTGGTGGACAAGCTGAAGAACGAAGCCAAGGTGATCTGAGGCAAAGAGAAGGAATACTCGACATGACCGTACTTGTTGTTGCCGAACACGACCACGCCACGCTCAAGCCGGCGACCCTGAACACCGTGACCGCCGCCAAGGCCTGCGGCGGCGATGTGCACATTCTGGTGGCCGGTGCCAATGCCGCCGAAGCCGGCAAGGCGGCCGCCCAGGTGGCAGGCGTTGCCAAGGTGATCGTGGCCGATAGCCCCTCCTTGGCGGAAAACCTCGCCGAGAACGTCGCCGCCCAGGTGCTGGCGATCGCCAAGAGCTACACCCACATCCTTTTCCCGGCCACCGCCAACGGCAAGAACGTCGCCCCGCGCGTGGCCGCCAAGCTGGATGTCGCTCAGATCAGCGACATCACCAAGGTGGACAGCGCCGACACCTTCGAGCGCCCGATCTATGCCGGCAACGCCATTGCCACCGTACAGAGCAGCGATGCGATCAAGGTCATCACCGTGCGTACCACCGGCTTCGACGCCGCAGCCGCCACCGGCGGCAGCGCCGCGGTGGAAAGCGCCGACGGCGTACAGGACAGCGGCAAGAGCGCCTTCGTGGGCCGGGAAGTCACCAAGAGCGACCGCCCCGAACTCACCGCGGCCAAGATCATCGTCTCGGGCGGCCGAGCCCTCGGCAGCGCCGAGAAGTTCAATGAAGTGATGACCCCGCTGGCGGACAAGCTCGGCGCCGCACTCGGCGCCAGCCGCGCCGCCGTGGACGCAGGCTACGCCCCGAACGATTCGCAAGTGGGCCAGACCGGCAAGATCGTCGCCCCGCAGTTGTACATCGCAGCAGGCATCTCCGGCGCGATCCAGCACCTGGCGGGCATGAAGGACTCCAAGGTGATCGTCGCGATCAACAAGGACCCCGAGGCGCCGATCTTCGGCGTCGCGGACTACGGATTGGAGGCCGATCTCTTCACTGCGCTCCCAGAGCTTCAGGCTGCAGTTGCCTAGTGCTCGTGCATATCAGTTCGCTGACTTTACCAATTGATTAGACAGGATGCGTTGAGTGAAATGGATCGAAATTTGACCTGCCAAGACCCGGCAAACTCGCCCCTATCTGGCGTACGAATCTTGAGTCTCGCGCTCAACCTTCCAGGTCCGGCGGCGCTTCTTCGCTGCCGTACGATGGGGGCCGATTGCATGAAGCTTGAGCCGCCCAGTGGGGATCCCATGGAGGTCTACTGTCCTGCGGCATATGCGGATCTTCATGTCGGTATCGCAACCGAGACTGCGGATCTAAAGTCAGATTCAGGGCGAGCCCGACTGCACGAACTTCTCGCGCAAGCCGATGTGTTTCTTACCTCGTTCAGGCCATCAGCAATCGAGCGATTGGGGCTGGGTTGGGACCTTCTAACTGAGCGCTACCCGAAGCTGTCGCACGTGGCCATCGTAGGGGACCACGGCGCCAAAGCAGAGGATCCTGGACACGACCTGACTTACCTCGCGGAACACGGCTTGGTTTGCGGCTTGGCGCTCCCTGCTTCCCTGTTCGCAGATATGAGCGGCGCTTTGATCGCGAGCGAAAGGGTCTTGAGTCAGGTCATGTTGGCTCGCAGCGCTGCCGGAGGCTCTTCGAGGGGGGCGTATTCGGAGGTCGCGCTGGGTGGCGCTGCTCAATGGCTGGCCCTTCCGCGAACCTGGGGCCTGACACTGCCCGACGGTTCCGTTGGCGGTGCCCACGCAGGGTACCGGGTCTATCGCTGCTCGGATGGCCGTGTGGCGTTGGCCGCGCTAGAGCCTCACTTCGCGAGGCGGCTCTGTGAGGTCGTCAATCTGCCGCCGTCTGACATGCTCTCACCTTCGGTTCGTGAAGCTCTCACCGGTTGGTTTGGACAGCGCAACTGTGCCCAAGTTCGCGCTCTGGCCACTATGAACGACCTTCCACTGTTGGTCTTGCCTGATCGAGGTGTTGAATGAGTTTCCAGAATCTTCAGGTCCGCGTCGAAGCCGAGAAGGTCGGCATCATCACGCTGAACCGTCCCAAGGCGCTGAATGCGCTCAACGACCAGCTGATGACCGAACTGGGCCAGGCGCTGAAGGCCTTCGACGCCGACGAGGCCATCGGCTGCATCATCGTCACCGGCAGCGAAAAGGCGTTTGCCGCCGGCGCCGACATCGCCGCCATGGCCAAGTACACCTTTCTCGATGCGTACAAGGGCGACTTCATCACCCGCAACTGGGAAACCATCCGCTCGATCCGCAAGCCCGTCATCGCCGCGGTCGCGGGCTTCGCGCTCGGCGGCGGCTGCGAGCTGGCGATGATGTGCGACTTCATCATCGCGGCCGACAACGCGAAGTTCGGCCAGCCCGAGATCAAGATCGGCGTCATCCCCGGCGCCGGTGGCACGCAGCGCCTGCCGCGCGCGGTCGGCAAGTCGAAGGCGATGGACATGGTCCTCACGGCCCGCATGATGGACGCCGCCGAAGCCGAGCGCGCCGGGCTCGTGAGCCGCGTCGTGCCACTGGGCAAGCTGATGGAAGAGACCCTGGGCGCCGCGCTCGTGATCTCGGGCTTCTCCCAGCTGTCGGTGATGGCGGCCAAGGAATCGGTCAACCGCGCCTTCGAAAGCGGCCTCGCGGACGGCGTGATGTTCGAGCGGCGCCTGTTCCACTCGCTGTTCGCGACCGCCGACCAGAAGGAAGGCATGGACGCCTTCCTGACCAAGCGGGCGCCGAACTTCAACCATCCCTAACTAACCGGGAACGCCGCGCGGGCACGTCGTTGGTCGCCCAACGAATTTGGTGTTCCGAGCGTTCGAATCTGACATCGAGTTCTGGGAGATTGACCCATGGCCTACCTGCGACGGTGTCTCATCGAACTTCGGATGCGAAGCGGCGAGGCACACGAAGGTCTCCCCTTCGAAAGTGCGAACCTGGACTGCGACCTCACTGCGTCAAGTCTTGACTCGCGGACGTTGACCAACTCGCGTGGCAAATCCCAGGGCTCTACAGATTTCCAGAATGGACTCAAACGAACGGAGCTAAAGCATGAAGATTGAAGGCAAGGTATTCATCGTCACCGGCGGTGCCTCGGGGCTCGGCGAGGGCACGGCGCGGATGCTGGCGGCAAATGGCGGCAAGGTGGTCATCGCCGACATGCAGGCCGACAAGGGCGAAGCGGTCGCCAAGGAGATCGGCGGCGTCTTCGTCAAATGCGACGTGAGCCAGGAAGCGGACGGCCAGGCCGCCGTGGCCGCCGCCCTCAAGCTGGGCAAGCTCATGGGCCTCGTCAATTGCGCCGGCATCGCGCCGGCCGAGAAGACTGTCGGCAAGAACGGGCCGCACGGACTCGCGGTCTTCAGCAAGACGGTGATGGTCAACCTCGTGGGCAGCTTCAACATGATCCGCCTCGCGGCCGACGCGATGAGCAGGAACGAGCCGGAATCGACCGGCGAGCGCGGCGTGCTGATCTCCACCGCCTCCGTCGCCGCCTACGACGGCCAGATCGGCCAGGCCGCCTACAGCGCATCGAAGGGGGGCGTCGTCGGCATGACCTTGCCGATCGCGCGCGACCTGGCGCGCAGCGGCATCCGCAACATGACGATCGCTCCGGGCATCTTCGGCACGCCGATGCTGTTCGGCATGCCCCAGGAAGTGCAGGACGCGCTGGCCGCGAGCGTGCCCTTCCCCTCGCGCCTGGGCACGCCCGAGGACTATGCGAAGCTCGCCCGCCACATCATCGAGAACGACATGCTCAACGGCGAGGTGATCCGGCTCGACGGCGCGATTCGGCTGGCGCCTCGGTGACCAGAAACATATTCAGGAGATTGCAGATGTCTGATTCGATCGTGATCGTAGGCGCCGCCCGTACCCCGATGGGCGGCTTCCAGGGCGACTTTTCTTCCCTCGCGGCGCATGACCTCGGCGGCGTGGCGATCAAGGCCGCCATCGAGCGCGCCGGCATCAGTGCCGACAGCGTGGGCGAGGTGCTCTTCGGCAACTGCCTGATGGCCGGCCAGGGCCAGGCGCCGGCACGGCAGGCGGCCTACAAGGGCGGCCTGCCCGACAGCGCCGGCGCGGTCACGCTCAGCAAGATGTGCGGCTCGGCGATGAAGGCGGCCATGATGGCGCACGACATGCTGCTCGCGGGCACGCACGAAGTGATGGTGGCCGGCGGCATGGAAAGCATGACCAATGCGCCCTACCTCATGCTCAAGGGCCGTGGCGGCTACCGCATGGGCCACGACCGCATCTTCGACCACATGATGCTCGACGGCCTGGAAGACGCCTACCAGCCGGGCCGCTCGATGGGCACCTTCGGCGAGGACTGCGCGGCCAAGTACAAGTTCACGCGCGAGCAGCAGGATGCCTTCGCGATCGCCAGCGTCGAGCGCGCCAAGGCCGCGACCACGTCGGGCGCGTTCAAGGCCGAGATCGCCGCGGTGACCGTCAAGGGTCGCGGCGGCGACACGGTGATCGAGATCGACGAAGGCCCGGGCAAGGTCAAGGT
This region includes:
- a CDS encoding 3-hydroxyacyl-CoA dehydrogenase gives rise to the protein MKIEGKVFIVTGGASGLGEGTARMLAANGGKVVIADMQADKGEAVAKEIGGVFVKCDVSQEADGQAAVAAALKLGKLMGLVNCAGIAPAEKTVGKNGPHGLAVFSKTVMVNLVGSFNMIRLAADAMSRNEPESTGERGVLISTASVAAYDGQIGQAAYSASKGGVVGMTLPIARDLARSGIRNMTIAPGIFGTPMLFGMPQEVQDALAASVPFPSRLGTPEDYAKLARHIIENDMLNGEVIRLDGAIRLAPR
- a CDS encoding electron transfer flavoprotein subunit alpha/FixB family protein; translation: MTVLVVAEHDHATLKPATLNTVTAAKACGGDVHILVAGANAAEAGKAAAQVAGVAKVIVADSPSLAENLAENVAAQVLAIAKSYTHILFPATANGKNVAPRVAAKLDVAQISDITKVDSADTFERPIYAGNAIATVQSSDAIKVITVRTTGFDAAAATGGSAAVESADGVQDSGKSAFVGREVTKSDRPELTAAKIIVSGGRALGSAEKFNEVMTPLADKLGAALGASRAAVDAGYAPNDSQVGQTGKIVAPQLYIAAGISGAIQHLAGMKDSKVIVAINKDPEAPIFGVADYGLEADLFTALPELQAAVA
- a CDS encoding acetyl-CoA C-acyltransferase — protein: MSDSIVIVGAARTPMGGFQGDFSSLAAHDLGGVAIKAAIERAGISADSVGEVLFGNCLMAGQGQAPARQAAYKGGLPDSAGAVTLSKMCGSAMKAAMMAHDMLLAGTHEVMVAGGMESMTNAPYLMLKGRGGYRMGHDRIFDHMMLDGLEDAYQPGRSMGTFGEDCAAKYKFTREQQDAFAIASVERAKAATTSGAFKAEIAAVTVKGRGGDTVIEIDEGPGKVKVDKIPTLKPAFKKDGGTITAASSSSINDGAAALVMMTESTAKKYGARPIARLVGHATHAQQPEWFSTAPVGAVAKLFKKTGWGVKDVDLWEVNEAFAVVPMALMHELSVAHEIVNVNGGACALGHPIGASGARIMVTLIHALQQRGKKRGVATLCIGGGEGTAVAIELI
- a CDS encoding enoyl-CoA hydratase; its protein translation is MSFQNLQVRVEAEKVGIITLNRPKALNALNDQLMTELGQALKAFDADEAIGCIIVTGSEKAFAAGADIAAMAKYTFLDAYKGDFITRNWETIRSIRKPVIAAVAGFALGGGCELAMMCDFIIAADNAKFGQPEIKIGVIPGAGGTQRLPRAVGKSKAMDMVLTARMMDAAEAERAGLVSRVVPLGKLMEETLGAALVISGFSQLSVMAAKESVNRAFESGLADGVMFERRLFHSLFATADQKEGMDAFLTKRAPNFNHP
- a CDS encoding CoA transferase — translated: MDRNLTCQDPANSPLSGVRILSLALNLPGPAALLRCRTMGADCMKLEPPSGDPMEVYCPAAYADLHVGIATETADLKSDSGRARLHELLAQADVFLTSFRPSAIERLGLGWDLLTERYPKLSHVAIVGDHGAKAEDPGHDLTYLAEHGLVCGLALPASLFADMSGALIASERVLSQVMLARSAAGGSSRGAYSEVALGGAAQWLALPRTWGLTLPDGSVGGAHAGYRVYRCSDGRVALAALEPHFARRLCEVVNLPPSDMLSPSVREALTGWFGQRNCAQVRALATMNDLPLLVLPDRGVE